From Balneola sp. MJW-20, the proteins below share one genomic window:
- a CDS encoding acyl-CoA dehydrogenase family protein, which yields MNLISDFNVFLKSYQAKLKEVFRTHEEAKENTLERGIDESLLNEILDLAPLRAFIPSEYEGFGANTAEAMAMLEASSYESLPLSLMMGINGALFLQPLANYGDDAIKGQIFSRIIHEHKMGGLMITEPDYGSDALKMQTSYLKENNKYKIEGLKHWGGLTGMADYWLITARNKDKNGNLGRDISFFVHDTRNGGIDVEEYYNNLGLYMLPYGKNRLDLTVDEDHKLQPKGTGITMMLDLLHRSRLQFPGMGMGFLRRMMDEAMSHCRERLVGGQSLINYDQVKQRLSEIQAYFTVCSAMCNFTGTNVPLEKNTARMDVEANTIKTLVTDMMQKASQSLLQLTGAKGYRLDHIAGRSTVDSRPFQIFEGSNDILYQQISESVIKMMRKMKSTNLQDFLSNYDLTKRSKDLFKDTFNFTVDPQMPQRKLVGLGKAIAKTISIEFTMDLGDQGFNKQMVDNAIVIMQEEVNNIMQMFQHGGNGIVVDDYQTDSSWFNLQKVHV from the coding sequence ATGAATTTAATATCAGATTTCAATGTCTTTCTGAAATCATACCAAGCAAAGCTTAAAGAAGTATTCAGAACTCACGAAGAAGCCAAAGAAAATACCCTCGAAAGAGGAATTGATGAGAGCCTTCTTAACGAGATCCTGGACCTCGCACCTTTAAGAGCATTTATTCCTTCTGAATATGAAGGCTTTGGTGCTAATACAGCTGAAGCTATGGCTATGCTTGAAGCAAGCTCTTACGAATCACTGCCCCTGTCTTTGATGATGGGTATCAACGGAGCTCTATTCCTGCAGCCTCTTGCCAACTATGGTGATGACGCTATTAAAGGGCAAATATTCAGCAGGATCATCCATGAACACAAAATGGGAGGCCTGATGATCACTGAACCTGACTATGGTTCTGATGCCCTTAAAATGCAAACTTCCTATCTGAAAGAGAACAATAAATACAAGATCGAAGGTCTTAAACACTGGGGTGGTTTGACCGGCATGGCAGATTACTGGCTAATAACAGCCCGTAATAAAGATAAAAACGGAAATTTAGGCCGTGATATATCCTTCTTTGTCCATGATACCCGTAATGGTGGTATTGATGTAGAAGAGTATTATAACAACCTGGGACTTTATATGCTTCCTTACGGCAAAAACCGTCTGGACCTCACGGTAGATGAAGACCATAAACTCCAGCCAAAGGGAACCGGCATTACAATGATGCTTGATCTGCTTCACAGAAGTCGTCTGCAGTTTCCGGGTATGGGAATGGGTTTTCTGAGGAGAATGATGGATGAAGCAATGTCCCATTGCCGTGAACGACTGGTTGGAGGACAGAGCCTTATCAATTATGATCAGGTAAAACAAAGACTATCTGAAATACAGGCCTATTTTACGGTATGTTCAGCCATGTGTAATTTTACCGGCACTAATGTACCTCTGGAAAAGAACACTGCTCGAATGGATGTTGAAGCAAACACCATAAAAACACTGGTGACTGACATGATGCAAAAGGCTTCACAGTCACTCCTGCAGCTAACAGGTGCTAAAGGATACCGGCTAGACCATATAGCCGGCCGGTCTACAGTCGACAGCCGACCTTTTCAGATCTTTGAAGGATCAAATGATATTTTGTATCAGCAGATCTCCGAGTCAGTAATCAAGATGATGAGAAAAATGAAGAGTACGAATCTTCAGGATTTCCTCAGTAACTACGACCTGACAAAGCGCTCGAAGGATCTGTTCAAGGATACTTTCAACTTTACGGTCGATCCGCAAATGCCACAGCGTAAACTGGTTGGACTCGGAAAAGCTATTGCGAAAACCATATCTATTGAATTTACCATGGACCTTGGAGACCAGGGATTCAACAAACAAATGGTTGATAATGCCATCGTCATAATGCAGGAAGAAGTAAATAATATCATGCAGATGTTCCAGCATGGCGGAAATGGCATAGTAGTTGATGACTACCAGACAGACAGCTCCTGGTTTAACCTCCAAAAAGTACATGTCTGA
- a CDS encoding NAD-dependent deacylase, producing the protein MSDRIVVLSGAGISAESGLATFRGSGGLWEGYDINEVASMHGWRKDPAGVLEFYNMRRRQIAKVEPNGAHKAIAELEEQFDVRVVTQNIDDLHERAGSTHVLHLHGELTKARSVKKEDLIVDIGYNDIRYGDLAEDGAQLRPHIVWFGEMVPMIPEAADIVATADILIVIGTSLVVYPAAGLVDYAPPGSDRYIVDPNKPELYNFDNWHHIQEKGVSGMQQLKQILTSN; encoded by the coding sequence ATGTCTGATCGTATTGTAGTTCTTTCCGGTGCAGGAATCAGCGCTGAAAGTGGCCTGGCCACTTTCAGGGGTTCCGGTGGACTATGGGAAGGCTATGATATAAATGAAGTTGCCTCAATGCATGGCTGGAGAAAGGATCCGGCCGGGGTGCTCGAATTCTACAATATGCGCAGAAGGCAGATCGCAAAAGTAGAACCCAACGGGGCTCATAAGGCGATCGCAGAACTTGAAGAGCAATTCGATGTCAGGGTAGTAACCCAGAATATAGATGATCTGCATGAAAGAGCCGGATCTACCCATGTTCTTCATCTCCATGGTGAGCTTACAAAAGCCAGAAGTGTCAAAAAAGAGGATCTGATCGTAGATATCGGGTATAACGATATAAGGTATGGAGACCTTGCTGAAGACGGCGCACAGTTGCGCCCGCACATCGTCTGGTTTGGTGAAATGGTGCCAATGATCCCTGAAGCCGCTGATATCGTCGCAACGGCCGACATCCTTATCGTTATAGGAACATCCTTAGTAGTATATCCGGCAGCCGGACTGGTGGATTATGCACCTCCGGGTTCCGACCGGTATATCGTTGATCCGAATAAACCGGAACTTTATAACTTTGATAACTGGCATCATATCCAGGAAAAAGGAGTATCCGGTATGCAGCAATTAAAACAAATTTTGACCTCAAACTAA
- a CDS encoding SGNH/GDSL hydrolase family protein, whose amino-acid sequence MSDRKAKEEEKEIMEQFMIPFYHVNKRMTLFPGKDNTAGEAALMGVTEKELKIYRENFDENAKRAALEILKDDDITEILKDLPMDGEETIVAFGDSITEDAQGWFSILKHVLEISVENADFNFINAGVSYNTTSEALRRIDRDVVIHEPDWVFIALGTFDVQRLNIVPGRTLLPLSESWENLHSIQEILEDRVSNPLVWITPAPVITELLMENQLHDFTIEEKDLGPLREVIAGKNGAIIDPGGKRLGGKEPEAWHYLPDGLHHSLSGHMETVKHLIKKLSKSKSESSD is encoded by the coding sequence ATGTCAGACCGCAAAGCTAAAGAAGAAGAAAAAGAGATCATGGAACAGTTCATGATACCCTTTTATCATGTAAACAAACGCATGACCCTGTTTCCCGGAAAAGATAATACAGCCGGAGAAGCAGCCTTGATGGGGGTCACTGAGAAAGAGCTTAAAATCTACCGGGAAAACTTCGATGAAAATGCTAAGAGGGCTGCTCTTGAGATCCTAAAAGATGATGATATCACAGAAATCCTGAAAGATCTCCCTATGGATGGTGAAGAGACCATTGTAGCATTCGGAGACTCGATTACAGAAGATGCTCAGGGCTGGTTTTCAATACTGAAACATGTTCTTGAGATCTCGGTCGAAAATGCGGATTTCAACTTTATTAATGCAGGAGTATCTTATAACACTACATCTGAAGCCTTAAGAAGAATTGATCGTGATGTAGTTATCCATGAGCCGGACTGGGTATTTATTGCCCTTGGCACATTCGATGTACAACGGCTTAATATTGTGCCAGGAAGAACCTTGCTCCCGCTTTCCGAGAGCTGGGAAAACCTTCACAGTATTCAGGAGATCCTTGAAGACCGGGTAAGCAATCCGCTAGTGTGGATCACTCCGGCACCGGTGATCACCGAATTACTGATGGAAAATCAGCTGCATGATTTCACGATTGAAGAGAAGGATCTGGGGCCGTTAAGAGAAGTAATTGCCGGAAAAAATGGTGCTATTATTGATCCGGGAGGAAAGAGACTTGGAGGTAAGGAGCCTGAGGCATGGCATTATCTTCCGGATGGTTTACATCACTCACTGAGCGGACACATGGAGACCGTAAAACACCTTATTAAAAAACTGTCTAAGTCTAAAAGCGAATCTTCAGATTAA
- a CDS encoding SDR family NAD(P)-dependent oxidoreductase, with amino-acid sequence MNKKTIIVTGASRGIGFETALHLDRSGHKVIALARSTDRLKKLETSAENGNIRIFGTDLTSEEEIGKLKAELREESIDGIINNAGALDKGPFLETSIETFKHLMDVNVYAIVRLVQQLFEHLNQGAHIVNISSMSGFQGSLKFPGLSAYSASKAAVIGLSELMSAEFTDYNISVNCLCIGAVQTEMLEEAFPGFDAPVSAAEMGSYISDFVLKGHNFYNGKVLPVALNDPS; translated from the coding sequence ATGAATAAGAAGACCATAATTGTAACCGGTGCCAGTCGCGGTATTGGCTTTGAGACTGCCCTTCATCTTGACAGATCAGGACATAAGGTCATTGCACTTGCGCGATCCACTGATAGATTGAAGAAATTAGAAACAAGCGCAGAAAACGGGAATATCCGTATCTTCGGCACAGACCTTACCAGCGAAGAGGAAATCGGAAAGCTGAAAGCTGAACTTAGAGAAGAGTCAATTGATGGAATTATCAATAATGCGGGTGCACTGGATAAAGGCCCATTCCTGGAAACTTCAATAGAGACCTTTAAACATCTTATGGATGTAAATGTGTACGCCATTGTAAGACTGGTTCAGCAATTATTTGAACATCTCAACCAGGGAGCGCATATCGTTAATATATCAAGCATGTCCGGTTTCCAGGGCAGTCTTAAGTTTCCGGGACTTTCGGCTTACTCCGCTTCAAAAGCGGCAGTGATCGGACTGTCAGAGCTTATGAGTGCTGAGTTTACTGATTACAATATTTCGGTCAATTGTTTATGTATTGGTGCCGTGCAGACCGAAATGCTGGAAGAGGCTTTTCCGGGTTTTGACGCTCCCGTATCGGCCGCAGAGATGGGATCCTATATTTCAGATTTTGTCCTGAAGGGGCATAATTTTTATAACGGAAAGGTTCTGCCGGTCGCCCTGAATGATCCTTCTTAG
- the hisC gene encoding histidinol-phosphate transaminase: MSVKAGRALVPENIEQLKPYVAGKTIAEVVDQYQPDKIAKLASNENRLGFSNSVKPAILEALDTIQDYPDPIARKLKAKIAKKNGCKPENVLIAAGSESIISILCRTFFLNRENAVTADATFVGFFVQIGVRGIHLKRIPVTKEYKYDVKAIVNAIDDDTKMVYIANPNNPTGTYLTKEEYEWFIEQVPSDVLVIMDEAYYEYAKNVEDYPHALDYGHDNVIVLRTFSKAYGLAGFRVGYAIAHEELIRTMMKTKLTFEPTTMGQAAALAAYEDEEFIQRSVELVEKGRERLYSFFDANNVKYVRSISNSVMMVMDTEQEAINFTQKMLEKGVILRRINAFGLPNCIRISIGTEADMDHFENTFKEISK, encoded by the coding sequence ATGAGTGTAAAAGCCGGTCGAGCCCTGGTACCTGAAAATATTGAACAACTAAAACCCTACGTTGCGGGAAAGACCATTGCAGAGGTCGTTGATCAGTACCAACCGGATAAAATTGCGAAGCTGGCTTCCAATGAAAATCGTCTGGGATTTAGTAACAGCGTAAAACCAGCGATACTTGAAGCACTAGATACCATACAGGATTATCCGGACCCCATTGCCCGCAAATTAAAGGCAAAGATCGCAAAGAAGAATGGGTGCAAACCTGAGAATGTATTGATAGCTGCCGGTTCGGAAAGCATTATTTCGATCCTATGCCGGACCTTCTTCCTGAATCGTGAAAATGCAGTTACCGCGGATGCCACTTTCGTAGGGTTTTTTGTTCAGATTGGGGTTCGAGGAATTCACCTGAAAAGAATCCCGGTTACGAAAGAGTATAAGTACGATGTGAAAGCTATCGTAAATGCCATAGACGATGATACCAAAATGGTATATATCGCAAACCCGAATAATCCGACCGGGACGTATCTGACAAAAGAAGAATATGAGTGGTTTATAGAACAGGTGCCATCCGATGTACTGGTGATCATGGATGAAGCCTATTACGAATACGCAAAGAACGTTGAGGATTACCCTCATGCTCTCGACTATGGACACGACAATGTGATCGTACTCAGGACTTTCTCCAAGGCCTATGGTTTGGCCGGATTTCGGGTTGGCTATGCAATTGCCCATGAAGAACTGATCCGAACGATGATGAAGACCAAACTTACTTTTGAGCCAACAACTATGGGGCAGGCAGCAGCACTTGCTGCTTATGAAGATGAGGAGTTTATTCAGCGCTCAGTTGAGCTGGTTGAAAAAGGGAGAGAGCGGTTATATTCATTTTTTGATGCAAACAATGTGAAATATGTCCGGTCCATATCCAATTCGGTTATGATGGTCATGGATACAGAACAAGAAGCCATCAATTTCACTCAGAAAATGCTTGAAAAGGGAGTGATACTCAGAAGGATCAATGCATTTGGACTACCAAATTGTATCCGCATCAGTATCGGGACTGAGGCAGATATGGACCACTTCGAAAATACGTTCAAAGAAATTTCTAAATAA
- a CDS encoding transketolase C-terminal domain-containing protein: protein MAKSKTAKKSTDKFDWKKISELILQSRAMDEKEESELVPQKEVLYQFSARGHELGQVLLGSLLTHKHDAASAYYRSRPLLLSLGLDLEDAMAAPMGKSGGYSDGRDIGVVCNRPDADGPKVLPMAGDVGSQYTPAIGWAQGIEYRRKVLKEKEYDKAISVILGGDGSVATNGFWSALTIATTQNLPVLFYIEDNGYGISVDSEFQTPGGVITNNLRSFSNLRIFDGDGTLPEEAAGLMDEAVNYVRDRKGPAMIRLTVPRLNGHSYQDNQAYKDEKLIQKEKKNDPLIKLEKFMVPDHITKRTWNNWEKKAKEAIEEAAGNALARPQPDKGNTEKFAFDEGELPGIGGLAVEGHEFPESSEEPNPEKQRINIVEAIRRTLKYELETNEKLLVFGEDVGKKGGVHAATMDLQSNFGEDRVFDTSLSEEGIIGRAVGMAYSGLMPVAEIQFRKYADPATEQLNNCGTVRWRTANRFAAPIVVRMPGGFAKCGDPWHSMSNEVFFAHAIGWQVAMPSNAQDAVGLLRSAMRSNNPTMFFEHRNLLDAKYARKPYPGDQYVIPFGKANFLQEGEEITIVTWGAMCERSETAVNNLGVSADIIDLRTLMPWDKDTVISSVQKTNRCLVVHEDNQTAGFGSEIVSAIMKEAFEYLDAPVQRITMPDIPVPYNVGLMESVLPNEEKIAAGIRDIIAF, encoded by the coding sequence ATGGCTAAAAGCAAGACGGCGAAGAAGAGTACTGACAAGTTTGACTGGAAAAAAATATCGGAACTGATCCTCCAGTCCAGAGCGATGGACGAAAAAGAAGAGAGTGAACTGGTTCCTCAGAAAGAGGTTCTTTATCAGTTTTCTGCACGAGGTCATGAACTGGGACAGGTCCTTTTGGGAAGCCTGTTAACCCATAAGCACGATGCAGCAAGTGCCTATTACAGATCCAGACCGTTACTGCTGAGTCTTGGCCTTGATCTGGAAGATGCGATGGCAGCACCCATGGGTAAGTCCGGGGGTTACAGCGACGGAAGGGATATTGGTGTAGTTTGTAACAGACCTGATGCTGATGGTCCGAAAGTACTGCCAATGGCAGGGGACGTGGGATCTCAGTACACACCTGCTATAGGATGGGCTCAGGGAATTGAGTACAGGCGTAAAGTGCTGAAGGAAAAAGAGTATGATAAAGCAATTTCAGTGATCCTCGGTGGTGACGGTTCAGTTGCAACGAACGGATTCTGGTCAGCACTTACTATTGCTACCACACAAAACCTGCCCGTACTATTTTACATTGAAGACAATGGATATGGAATCTCTGTAGACAGTGAATTTCAGACACCAGGCGGAGTGATCACAAATAATTTAAGGTCTTTTTCTAATCTCAGGATCTTTGATGGTGACGGAACACTTCCGGAAGAAGCTGCCGGGCTGATGGATGAAGCTGTAAATTATGTGAGAGACCGAAAAGGTCCTGCAATGATCCGTCTAACAGTACCCAGATTGAATGGCCACAGTTACCAGGATAATCAGGCTTACAAGGATGAAAAGCTCATTCAGAAGGAGAAAAAGAATGATCCGCTGATCAAGCTGGAAAAATTTATGGTGCCGGATCACATTACTAAAAGAACCTGGAATAACTGGGAAAAGAAGGCTAAAGAAGCCATTGAAGAAGCGGCCGGGAATGCTTTGGCGCGACCTCAGCCGGATAAGGGTAACACCGAAAAATTTGCATTCGATGAAGGTGAGTTGCCGGGAATAGGCGGTCTTGCCGTAGAGGGACATGAGTTTCCGGAGTCGTCGGAAGAGCCCAATCCGGAAAAGCAAAGGATCAATATTGTTGAAGCTATCCGCCGGACACTTAAATATGAACTGGAAACTAATGAAAAGCTTCTTGTATTCGGTGAGGATGTAGGTAAGAAAGGAGGTGTACATGCTGCAACCATGGACCTTCAAAGTAACTTTGGTGAAGACCGGGTATTTGATACTTCTCTTTCTGAGGAAGGGATCATTGGCCGGGCAGTAGGTATGGCCTATTCAGGTCTCATGCCGGTAGCTGAAATACAGTTCAGAAAATATGCGGATCCTGCTACTGAGCAGCTTAACAACTGTGGTACGGTAAGATGGAGAACGGCTAATCGCTTTGCGGCACCGATTGTAGTAAGAATGCCGGGCGGATTTGCAAAATGCGGAGATCCATGGCACAGTATGAGTAATGAAGTATTTTTTGCTCATGCAATAGGCTGGCAGGTTGCTATGCCAAGTAATGCACAGGATGCAGTGGGCTTATTGAGATCTGCAATGCGTTCAAATAATCCAACCATGTTCTTTGAACACCGGAATCTCCTGGACGCAAAATATGCCAGGAAACCCTATCCGGGAGATCAGTATGTGATCCCATTTGGTAAAGCTAATTTCCTGCAGGAAGGAGAAGAGATAACTATTGTTACCTGGGGAGCCATGTGTGAAAGAAGCGAGACAGCTGTTAATAATCTGGGAGTATCGGCTGATATTATTGACCTGAGAACATTAATGCCATGGGATAAAGATACCGTGATTTCTTCTGTACAGAAAACCAACCGTTGTCTGGTAGTACATGAAGATAATCAGACCGCAGGATTTGGATCGGAGATCGTATCTGCTATTATGAAAGAGGCTTTTGAATATCTGGATGCCCCTGTTCAGCGTATCACTATGCCGGATATCCCGGTTCCATACAATGTCGGACTCATGGAATCTGTACTTCCAAATGAAGAAAAGATAGCCGCAGGGATCAGAGATATAATAGCTTTCTAA
- a CDS encoding histidine kinase dimerization/phosphoacceptor domain -containing protein: MKIGSQIVIGFIIISLLLATTAWISDRTTQNIREEQIEYVKETTQIVSLTSDMERKLYQSLVALNVVREWNEINSEDNRAIQRLPSKVSQIQKFESSIAEFKRSSAQVQDLIEQNGVIPDGFRDLNEKVRFYESLALEWLKLSNEEVDQATLMFLNSIQPYFLDNIIPYIQNVQEYSINVQNERNNNLDLNLQKARQWYVFFIGLTFIIACIVAFYFYRFIARKLQRLSESVQKVGEGDLTVRAKVPSNDEIGELAASFNQMIENLEQKTVSRQYLDNIIESMDEALFVTDPEGRIKKVNAAACTMLGYTEPELEGMELQKLLSNGAENTENLDAYISQEIDLRKVDGETIPVAISTSTLKTLEDNSIGNILVATDITERIEKEAQIRESLHEKEILLAEIHHRVKNNLAVISGLLQLQSFSEANEEVAQALLDSQTRIKSIALIHEMLYQNESLAYIRYDTYIKDLLDALRDMHDYADKDINIMTELETLSLNINQAIPCSLILNELITNAFKHAFKDTNQGFIKVKMHIQGEKLVLLIEDSGKGFKMEKDKKKRSLGFTLINTLTDQLQGKFDLVNKEGEGTRFRLEFQKEN; this comes from the coding sequence TTGAAGATCGGTTCTCAAATTGTAATAGGCTTTATCATAATAAGCCTGCTTCTTGCTACCACTGCATGGATCTCTGACCGAACTACGCAGAATATTCGTGAAGAACAGATAGAGTATGTAAAAGAAACTACTCAGATTGTATCGCTGACCTCAGATATGGAGAGAAAGCTGTATCAGAGTCTTGTGGCTCTTAATGTGGTAAGGGAATGGAATGAGATCAACAGTGAGGATAATCGCGCAATACAGCGATTACCTTCAAAAGTAAGCCAGATACAGAAATTTGAGAGCAGTATTGCAGAATTCAAGCGATCGTCGGCACAGGTACAGGACCTTATTGAACAAAACGGTGTGATCCCGGATGGTTTCAGAGATCTGAATGAAAAGGTAAGATTTTATGAGTCCCTGGCACTTGAGTGGCTGAAATTAAGCAATGAGGAGGTAGATCAGGCAACACTCATGTTCCTGAATTCAATACAGCCTTATTTCCTGGACAATATTATCCCGTATATACAGAATGTGCAGGAATATTCGATCAATGTTCAGAACGAGCGGAATAATAACCTGGATCTGAACCTTCAAAAAGCACGGCAATGGTATGTGTTCTTCATTGGTCTCACTTTCATCATTGCCTGCATTGTGGCTTTTTACTTTTATCGTTTTATTGCCAGGAAACTTCAAAGGCTGAGTGAAAGTGTTCAAAAAGTTGGAGAAGGTGATCTTACGGTTCGGGCAAAAGTCCCTTCAAATGATGAGATCGGAGAGCTGGCAGCGTCCTTTAATCAGATGATCGAGAACCTTGAGCAAAAGACAGTTAGCAGACAGTATCTGGATAATATCATTGAATCGATGGATGAGGCTCTTTTTGTAACGGACCCTGAAGGCCGGATCAAAAAAGTAAATGCAGCAGCTTGTACCATGTTGGGTTATACGGAGCCGGAGCTCGAAGGAATGGAACTTCAGAAGCTTTTAAGCAATGGAGCAGAAAATACCGAAAACCTGGACGCATACATCAGCCAGGAGATCGATCTGAGAAAAGTAGACGGTGAAACAATTCCGGTTGCGATCTCAACATCAACCCTTAAGACGCTTGAAGATAATTCCATCGGAAATATTCTTGTTGCGACCGACATCACTGAAAGAATTGAAAAAGAAGCACAGATCAGAGAGTCACTCCACGAAAAAGAGATCCTGCTTGCTGAGATCCATCATCGGGTAAAGAATAATCTTGCCGTAATATCCGGGCTGCTTCAGCTTCAAAGTTTTTCTGAGGCTAATGAAGAAGTTGCTCAGGCCCTGCTCGACAGTCAGACCCGAATCAAGTCCATTGCATTGATCCATGAGATGCTGTATCAGAATGAATCGTTGGCATACATTAGGTATGATACCTATATAAAGGATCTGCTGGATGCTCTGAGAGATATGCATGATTATGCGGATAAGGATATCAATATCATGACCGAACTTGAAACCTTATCGCTGAATATAAACCAGGCGATTCCATGCTCACTTATTCTGAATGAGCTAATAACCAACGCTTTTAAACATGCATTTAAAGATACCAACCAGGGATTCATTAAGGTGAAAATGCATATACAAGGAGAAAAGCTGGTCCTTTTGATCGAAGATTCAGGAAAAGGTTTTAAGATGGAAAAGGATAAAAAGAAAAGATCTCTGGGCTTTACACTGATCAACACGCTGACCGATCAGTTGCAGGGTAAATTTGATCTGGTCAATAAAGAAGGGGAAGGCACCCGATTTCGCCTTGAATTTCAAAAGGAAAATTAA
- a CDS encoding DNA alkylation repair protein — MKAKDVINELQQFADPVKATHNYRFFKAFDGGYGEGDEFLGIKVPDQRRIAKQYEKLPLQEVQTLLNNKYHEVRLTASIILTYKVRKKDPEILKEVADFYLRNLSAMNNWDLIDTSSHKILGPYLESKDRSILYELAKSDDLWHNRIAVITCLYFIDRRDFNDALAIAEILVDHKHDLIHKAVGWMLREIGKRDRAAEEKFLIKHYRSMPRTMLRYAIEKFEEPLRQQYLKGKL; from the coding sequence ATGAAGGCAAAAGATGTCATAAATGAACTGCAGCAATTCGCCGATCCTGTAAAAGCCACACACAATTATAGGTTTTTTAAAGCATTTGATGGCGGCTATGGGGAAGGGGATGAATTCCTGGGTATAAAAGTGCCGGATCAGCGAAGGATCGCTAAACAGTACGAAAAACTACCCCTGCAGGAAGTTCAAACCCTGCTGAATAATAAATATCATGAAGTACGACTGACCGCTTCAATAATCCTTACTTATAAGGTCCGCAAAAAAGACCCTGAAATACTGAAAGAGGTTGCAGACTTTTATCTCAGGAATTTAAGTGCGATGAATAACTGGGATCTGATCGACACCTCTTCGCATAAGATTCTTGGACCTTATCTAGAAAGTAAGGACCGCAGTATCCTTTATGAACTGGCTAAATCTGATGACTTATGGCACAATCGTATCGCAGTGATCACTTGTCTATATTTCATCGATAGACGTGATTTTAATGACGCGCTTGCCATTGCTGAAATTCTGGTGGATCATAAGCATGACCTGATCCATAAAGCGGTGGGCTGGATGTTAAGGGAGATTGGAAAGCGTGATCGCGCTGCGGAAGAAAAATTCCTGATCAAGCATTATCGGTCAATGCCAAGAACTATGCTGCGATATGCCATAGAAAAATTTGAAGAGCCTTTAAGGCAACAATACCTCAAAGGAAAACTTTAA